One genomic region from Pseudoduganella lutea encodes:
- a CDS encoding FAD binding domain-containing protein: protein MNPFAYARAIDAADAVVRGGTPGSKYLGGGTNLVDLMRETVEHPAMLVDVTGLPDTIDERPDGSLLIGAAATNTAVAEHRAVRSRFPLLTRAITAGASAQIRNMATVGGNLLQRTRCGYFYDNDGSRCNKREPGQGCDAIGGFNRMHAILGASAHCVATHPSDMCVALAALDAVVHLQGTGGTRAVPLVSFHLLPEDHPERETALQPGELVTAIEVPALAFGARSAYRKVRDRASYAFALVSVAAALDVHDGVVRDVRLALGGVAHKPWRASTAEAMLKGRPATQELFHAAAAAELADARPLRDNAFKVDLARRAIVAVLDGLVDTRS from the coding sequence ATGAATCCCTTTGCCTATGCCCGCGCGATCGATGCCGCGGACGCCGTCGTCCGCGGCGGTACGCCCGGCTCGAAGTACCTGGGTGGCGGCACGAACCTCGTCGACCTGATGCGCGAAACGGTCGAGCATCCGGCGATGCTGGTGGATGTTACCGGCCTGCCCGATACCATCGACGAGCGCCCCGACGGCAGCCTGCTGATCGGCGCCGCCGCCACCAACACGGCGGTGGCCGAGCACCGGGCCGTGCGCAGCCGCTTCCCGCTGCTCACCCGCGCGATCACGGCCGGCGCGTCGGCGCAGATCCGCAACATGGCGACCGTGGGCGGCAACCTGCTGCAGCGCACCCGCTGCGGCTATTTCTACGACAACGACGGTTCGCGCTGCAACAAGCGCGAACCGGGGCAGGGCTGCGACGCGATCGGCGGCTTCAACCGCATGCATGCCATCCTCGGCGCCTCCGCGCATTGCGTGGCCACGCATCCTTCCGACATGTGCGTGGCGCTCGCCGCGCTGGATGCGGTCGTGCACCTGCAAGGCACGGGCGGCACCCGCGCCGTGCCGCTGGTGAGCTTCCACTTGCTGCCGGAAGACCATCCCGAGCGTGAAACGGCGCTGCAACCGGGCGAGCTCGTCACCGCCATCGAAGTACCGGCGCTGGCCTTCGGTGCCCGCTCCGCCTACCGCAAGGTGCGCGACCGGGCCAGCTATGCGTTCGCGCTCGTGTCGGTGGCGGCCGCGCTGGACGTCCACGATGGCGTGGTGCGCGACGTGCGGCTGGCGCTGGGTGGCGTGGCCCACAAGCCATGGCGCGCATCCACGGCCGAGGCCATGCTGAAAGGCCGGCCCGCGACGCAGGAGCTGTTCCATGCCGCCGCGGCGGCGGAACTGGCCGATGCGCGCCCGCTGCGCGACAACGCCTTCAAGGTCGACCTGGCACGCCGCGCCATCGTGGCCGTGCTGGACGGTCTCGTCGATACCCGATCCTAA
- a CDS encoding xanthine dehydrogenase family protein molybdopterin-binding subunit produces the protein MSILQKAAKAVMQKAVELAPDAFIPGGIPDPLILERHALIGAPVPRVDGAVKVRGAAPFAAEFALDGMVYAALVHSTIPRGRIAALDTAAAEAAPGVVLVMTHKNAPRMKPVPMIFTQPKAAHGDSLPVFQDDAVYWNGQPVAVVLAETQEQADHATSLVRVTYHAEPAITSLAAARAQGLEPTAFMGEPQNVEIGDAEAALAASPYQVDTVYRTPLLNHNAIELHAVTVAWHDGALRIHDAAQAVAHTAWSLAQAFGLDEKQVHVTSPFVGGGFGGKLLWQHQVLAAAASRLAGRPVRLALSREGVYRVVGGRTLTEQRVAIGADHDGRFTALIHAGMVAMSPHNNMPEPFIMPAKSLYAAGSFRLDVQAVRMDMLANTFMRAPGESVGSFALECAIDELAGRMDIDPVELRRRNEPDRDPTTGAPFSSRHLVEAYRMGAERFGWDARHAKPRMRREGEWFVGMGCATATYPYYRMAGGAARITLARDASGRIRAHVEVAAHEMGMGTATVQAQLVAARLGVPLEDVTVSYGDSAFPGTILAGGSQQTAAIGSAVIAALRGLFTDLLRLGGHGTPLDGLHFDEVRGHFQDNASGLCKAGDPARRASYAELLERAGHDALQVEGQAPPPLESRHWSMHSTGAIFCEARVNAVTGEARVTRLLGSFDCGRILNAKTAASQFRGGMIMGLGMALMEETLFDQRNGRVMNPSLWDYHVPAHLDVPPIDVMWTDIADPHAPAGARGIGEIGITGTAAAVVNAIHNACGTRVRDLPATLDKLLG, from the coding sequence ATGAGCATTCTTCAGAAAGCGGCGAAGGCGGTGATGCAGAAGGCCGTCGAGCTGGCGCCCGACGCCTTCATCCCGGGCGGCATTCCCGATCCGCTGATCCTCGAGCGCCATGCACTGATCGGCGCGCCCGTGCCGCGTGTCGACGGCGCGGTCAAGGTGCGCGGCGCGGCGCCGTTCGCGGCCGAGTTCGCGCTGGACGGCATGGTCTATGCGGCGCTCGTCCACAGCACGATCCCGCGAGGGCGGATCGCCGCGCTCGACACGGCGGCGGCCGAGGCGGCACCCGGCGTGGTGCTGGTGATGACGCACAAGAACGCGCCGCGCATGAAGCCCGTGCCGATGATCTTCACGCAGCCGAAGGCGGCGCACGGGGACAGCCTGCCCGTGTTCCAGGACGATGCCGTGTACTGGAACGGCCAGCCGGTGGCCGTGGTACTGGCCGAAACCCAGGAGCAGGCCGATCACGCCACATCCCTCGTCCGTGTCACGTATCACGCCGAGCCGGCGATCACCTCGCTGGCGGCCGCCAGGGCGCAAGGCCTCGAGCCCACCGCCTTCATGGGCGAGCCGCAGAACGTGGAGATCGGCGACGCGGAAGCGGCGCTGGCCGCATCGCCCTACCAGGTCGACACCGTGTACCGCACGCCGCTGCTGAACCACAACGCCATCGAGCTGCACGCCGTGACCGTGGCGTGGCACGATGGCGCGCTGCGCATCCACGACGCCGCGCAGGCGGTGGCGCACACGGCATGGTCGCTGGCGCAGGCGTTCGGGCTCGACGAAAAGCAGGTGCACGTGACGTCACCCTTCGTTGGCGGCGGGTTCGGCGGCAAGCTGCTCTGGCAGCACCAGGTGCTGGCCGCTGCGGCGTCGAGACTGGCGGGCAGGCCGGTGCGGCTCGCGCTGTCGCGCGAGGGGGTGTACCGCGTGGTCGGCGGGCGCACGCTGACCGAGCAGCGCGTGGCCATCGGCGCCGATCACGATGGCCGCTTTACGGCCCTGATCCACGCGGGCATGGTGGCGATGTCGCCCCATAACAACATGCCCGAGCCGTTCATCATGCCGGCCAAATCGCTGTACGCGGCAGGCAGCTTCCGGCTCGACGTGCAGGCGGTCCGCATGGACATGCTGGCCAACACGTTCATGCGCGCGCCGGGCGAATCGGTCGGTTCATTCGCGCTGGAGTGCGCAATCGACGAACTGGCCGGACGGATGGACATCGATCCGGTGGAGCTGCGGCGCCGCAACGAGCCGGACAGGGATCCCACGACGGGCGCGCCGTTTTCGTCGCGCCACCTGGTGGAAGCCTATCGGATGGGCGCGGAGCGCTTCGGCTGGGACGCCCGGCACGCGAAGCCGCGCATGCGGCGCGAGGGCGAATGGTTCGTCGGCATGGGCTGCGCCACGGCCACGTATCCGTATTACCGCATGGCCGGTGGCGCGGCGCGCATCACGCTCGCGCGCGACGCGTCGGGGCGCATCCGCGCGCACGTCGAAGTGGCCGCGCACGAGATGGGCATGGGCACGGCCACGGTGCAGGCGCAGCTCGTGGCGGCACGTCTTGGCGTGCCGCTGGAGGACGTGACAGTGTCGTATGGCGACTCGGCGTTTCCCGGCACGATCCTGGCCGGCGGCTCGCAACAAACGGCGGCGATCGGCAGCGCCGTCATTGCCGCGCTGCGCGGGCTGTTTACCGACCTGCTGCGCCTGGGCGGCCACGGCACGCCGCTCGACGGCCTGCATTTCGACGAAGTGCGCGGCCACTTTCAGGACAATGCGAGCGGCTTGTGCAAGGCGGGCGATCCGGCACGCCGGGCCAGCTATGCCGAATTGCTGGAACGCGCGGGCCACGACGCGTTGCAGGTCGAAGGGCAGGCACCGCCGCCACTGGAAAGCCGGCACTGGTCGATGCACTCGACCGGTGCGATCTTTTGCGAGGCAAGGGTCAATGCCGTGACCGGGGAGGCGCGGGTGACCCGGTTGCTGGGTTCATTCGATTGCGGCCGCATCCTCAACGCGAAGACGGCGGCCAGCCAGTTCCGCGGCGGCATGATCATGGGCCTGGGCATGGCGCTGATGGAGGAAACGCTGTTCGACCAGCGCAACGGCCGCGTGATGAACCCCAGCCTGTGGGATTACCACGTGCCGGCGCACCTGGACGTGCCTCCCATCGACGTGATGTGGACCGACATTGCCGACCCGCATGCGCCGGCCGGGGCACGGGGCATCGGCGAGATCGGCATCACCGGCACCGCGGCCGCGGTGGTCAACGCCATTCATAACGCCTGCGGGACCAGGGTGCGCGACCTGCCGGCCACGCTCGACAAGCTGCTGGGTTGA
- a CDS encoding 2Fe-2S iron-sulfur cluster-binding protein has product MPAAPAVSPPVPVSSLAPPTLTINGMPVPVPTDPRVSLLDLLREHLHLTGTKKGCDQGACGACTVLVDGERRILSCLALAVQYAGRSVTSVEGLAADGALHPLQHAFIEHDGFQCGYCTPGQLCSALGMAAELKRGVPSYVTADLSAEIVEFSHDEVRERMSGNLCRCGAYNGIVDAVTEHHAKEPR; this is encoded by the coding sequence ATGCCCGCCGCCCCAGCAGTATCGCCCCCCGTTCCCGTATCGTCACTCGCGCCGCCCACCCTCACCATTAACGGCATGCCGGTGCCGGTACCCACCGATCCGCGCGTGTCACTGCTCGACCTGCTGCGCGAACATCTCCATCTGACCGGCACGAAGAAAGGCTGCGACCAGGGCGCCTGCGGTGCCTGCACCGTGCTCGTCGACGGCGAGCGGCGCATCCTGTCCTGTCTCGCGCTCGCCGTGCAATACGCGGGACGGTCCGTCACGTCCGTGGAAGGCCTGGCGGCCGACGGCGCGCTGCACCCGCTGCAGCACGCGTTCATCGAGCACGACGGCTTCCAGTGCGGCTACTGCACGCCGGGCCAGCTGTGCTCCGCGCTGGGCATGGCGGCCGAACTGAAACGGGGCGTGCCCAGCTACGTGACGGCGGACCTGTCGGCCGAAATCGTCGAATTTTCCCATGACGAAGTGCGCGAACGGATGAGCGGCAACCTGTGCCGCTGCGGCGCCTACAACGGCATCGTCGATGCCGTGACGGAGCACCACGCGAAGGAGCCGCGATGA
- a CDS encoding alpha/beta fold hydrolase, with product MDVRQRNNVKAWGSGPATLLFAHGFGCDQSMWRYLVPAFDGRYRIVAFDAVGSGASDWNAYDPTRYGSLHGYAEDVLEIATAFAEGPVVFIGHSVAAMVGLLATIRQPERFAAQVMVSPSPCYLNAGDYHGGFETADIEDLLQTLADNYEGWARAMAPVIMGAPARPELGSELADSFCRADPAIAAHFARVTFLSDHRQDLPHSTTPALILQCTDDVIAPPSVGDYTHRALPASELRLIDNIGHCPHMSAPRACAAAIGPFLRHVTG from the coding sequence ATGGACGTCCGGCAACGCAACAATGTCAAGGCGTGGGGCAGCGGCCCGGCAACGCTGCTGTTCGCGCATGGCTTCGGCTGCGACCAGTCGATGTGGCGCTACCTCGTGCCTGCCTTCGATGGCCGTTACCGCATCGTTGCCTTCGACGCCGTCGGCAGTGGCGCATCGGACTGGAACGCCTACGACCCCACGCGCTATGGTTCGCTGCACGGTTATGCGGAAGACGTGCTCGAGATCGCCACGGCGTTCGCCGAGGGGCCGGTCGTGTTCATCGGCCATTCGGTGGCGGCGATGGTCGGGTTGCTGGCCACGATACGGCAACCCGAGCGCTTCGCGGCGCAGGTGATGGTCAGCCCGTCGCCCTGCTACCTGAACGCCGGCGACTACCATGGCGGCTTTGAAACGGCGGACATCGAAGATTTGCTGCAGACGCTGGCGGACAACTACGAGGGCTGGGCCCGCGCCATGGCCCCCGTCATCATGGGCGCGCCGGCCCGGCCGGAGCTCGGCAGCGAGCTGGCCGACAGCTTCTGCCGCGCCGATCCGGCGATCGCCGCGCATTTCGCCCGCGTGACTTTCCTCTCCGATCACCGCCAGGACCTGCCCCACTCGACGACACCGGCGCTGATCCTCCAATGCACGGACGACGTGATCGCACCGCCCAGCGTGGGCGACTACACGCACCGGGCGCTGCCGGCCAGCGAGCTGCGCCTGATCGACAATATCGGCCATTGCCCCCACATGAGCGCACCGCGTGCCTGCGCCGCGGCGATTGGCCCCTTTCTCCGGCACGTGACGGGTTGA
- a CDS encoding histidine kinase dimerization/phospho-acceptor domain-containing protein — protein sequence MSLRYEPPFGQPESGPDPLPAPAYLFNLAPCALLLTDPDGMILQANVASVNWLGYPHHELTGGMRLQDLLSIGAGVLYQSHCQPMLQLQQAVSDVQIDLVRRDGARVPAVLAIARHRFDTGTFDEVAIQPSGDRRAFERELQRLRAEALAAQAARDDLTEKLRTAIGALAAAERHEDAFLEAFCHDLRNPLAPMRNGLELLKITLPADHAAASVVAMLDRQLDRLVQMIDDAAGAEGRRGDRSSEQRGGPPGR from the coding sequence ATGTCGCTGCGATACGAGCCCCCTTTCGGCCAGCCGGAGTCTGGACCAGACCCACTGCCTGCGCCCGCCTACCTGTTCAATCTCGCGCCCTGCGCCCTGCTGCTGACCGATCCCGACGGCATGATCCTGCAGGCGAACGTGGCCAGCGTGAACTGGCTGGGCTACCCGCACCACGAACTCACGGGCGGCATGCGCCTGCAAGACCTGCTCAGCATCGGCGCCGGCGTGCTGTACCAGTCGCATTGCCAGCCGATGCTGCAGTTGCAGCAAGCGGTCAGCGACGTGCAGATCGACCTGGTGCGGCGCGACGGCGCCCGCGTGCCGGCGGTGCTTGCCATCGCGCGGCACCGCTTCGATACCGGCACGTTCGATGAAGTGGCGATCCAGCCTTCGGGCGACCGCCGCGCGTTCGAACGGGAATTGCAGCGCCTGCGGGCCGAAGCGCTTGCCGCCCAGGCTGCCCGCGACGACCTGACGGAGAAGCTGCGCACGGCCATCGGCGCACTGGCCGCCGCCGAGCGCCATGAAGACGCGTTCCTCGAAGCGTTCTGCCATGACCTGCGCAACCCGCTGGCACCGATGCGCAACGGGCTCGAACTGCTGAAGATCACGCTGCCGGCCGATCACGCCGCAGCCAGCGTGGTGGCGATGCTCGACCGCCAGCTGGACCGCCTGGTGCAGATGATCGACGACGCGGCTGGCGCGGAGGGGCGGCGGGGCGATCGGTCAAGCGAACAGCGAGGCGGGCCGCCAGGCCGATAG
- the fahA gene encoding fumarylacetoacetase, with the protein MHINETHDPSLTSWVATANDPASDFPIQNLPFAVFRRAGSTETFRGGVAIGDQVLDLAALDPATVGEPASAALALAQRDTLNDFMAAGPAAWSALRLALSRLLRAGAAAQQHALVPQAAAEFSIPARIGDYTDFYTSIHHATSVGRLFRPDEPLLPNYKWVPIGYHGRASSIGVSGQRFPRPKGQTRPASGTDAPNFGPSRRLDYELEVGIFVGTGNADGDAIPVDAAEAHVFGLCLLNDWSARDLQAWEYQPLGPFLAKNFATTISPWIVTLEALAPYRAPWQRDAADPQPLPYLDYPALREAGAFDVELEVLLQTATMRREGQQAASVSRSNFRDSYWSVAQMVAHHTVNGCGLRPGDLLGSGTQSGPEPEAAGSLLELSGGGKAAITLPNGEQRTFLEDGDTVVLRGRAVRPGLPRIGFGEAAGTVLPAR; encoded by the coding sequence ATGCACATCAATGAAACACACGATCCGTCGCTCACCAGCTGGGTCGCCACGGCGAACGATCCGGCCAGCGATTTCCCGATCCAGAACCTGCCGTTCGCCGTGTTCCGGCGCGCCGGTTCCACGGAAACGTTCCGCGGCGGCGTGGCGATCGGCGACCAGGTACTCGACCTGGCCGCGCTGGACCCGGCCACCGTGGGCGAACCGGCCAGCGCCGCGCTGGCCCTTGCGCAGCGCGACACACTCAACGATTTCATGGCCGCCGGGCCCGCCGCATGGTCGGCGCTGCGCCTGGCGCTGTCCCGGCTGCTGCGCGCCGGTGCCGCGGCGCAGCAGCACGCCCTGGTACCGCAGGCCGCGGCCGAGTTCTCGATCCCGGCGCGCATCGGCGACTACACGGATTTCTATACATCGATCCACCATGCCACGAGTGTCGGCCGCCTGTTCCGCCCGGACGAGCCACTGCTGCCGAACTACAAGTGGGTGCCGATCGGCTACCACGGCCGGGCCTCGTCGATCGGGGTATCAGGCCAGCGCTTTCCCCGCCCGAAGGGGCAGACGCGCCCGGCCAGCGGCACGGATGCGCCGAATTTCGGGCCGAGCCGCCGCCTCGACTACGAGCTGGAAGTGGGCATCTTCGTCGGCACCGGCAATGCCGACGGCGACGCGATCCCCGTCGATGCGGCCGAGGCGCACGTGTTCGGCCTGTGCCTGCTGAACGACTGGTCCGCCCGCGACCTGCAGGCCTGGGAATACCAGCCGCTGGGGCCCTTCCTGGCGAAAAACTTCGCCACGACGATTTCGCCATGGATCGTCACGCTCGAGGCGCTGGCGCCGTATCGCGCGCCATGGCAGCGCGACGCCGCCGACCCGCAGCCGCTGCCCTACCTCGATTATCCGGCGCTGCGTGAGGCGGGCGCGTTCGACGTCGAACTGGAGGTCCTGCTGCAAACGGCAACGATGCGCCGGGAAGGCCAGCAGGCGGCTTCCGTATCGCGCTCGAACTTCCGCGATTCCTACTGGAGCGTGGCGCAGATGGTGGCGCACCACACGGTCAACGGCTGCGGCCTGCGCCCGGGCGACCTGCTGGGCTCCGGCACCCAGTCCGGCCCGGAACCGGAAGCCGCGGGCTCGCTGCTGGAACTGTCCGGCGGCGGCAAGGCGGCTATCACGTTGCCGAACGGCGAACAGCGCACCTTCCTCGAGGATGGCGACACGGTCGTGCTGCGTGGCCGCGCTGTGCGCCCCGGCCTGCCGCGCATCGGTTTCGGCGAGGCTGCAGGCACCGTGCTGCCGGCCCGCTGA
- a CDS encoding PqiB family protein, whose amino-acid sequence MPEQDLPPPAVDRPSRWLPSLIWLIPVLAAIIGATQVVNWMTSRGPTIVVSFATGEGLEAGKTKVKYKDVDIGEVVAVTLGEDGNRVDAKIHMAREAKRFTAEDTRFWVVRPQIGASGVSGLGTLLSGPYIGAAPGTKGATTTEFTGLDTPPAVPPGLKGREYKLHADSLGSVGIGSPVYYRRLRVGQVASFELDRNGDGIDMSVFIEDRYVGLVGTDTRWWHASGVDLRLDAAGFKLNTQSLAALATGGIAFESGNGRKPAAAAPAGSRFILAEDRSAALRAPDGPAVAAVLYFDQSLRGLVPGATVDFRGIVLGEVRAVGVEFDRKRKAFRMPVTIDLYPGRLGKRFLDAYSGDVQAGHDTMARMIGRGLRGQLRTGSLLTNQLYIALDFFPNAPKAALVVEPDRLVLPTVPGSLDELQSQLLSIARKLDKVPFDDIGANLNRTLAQADVMLQRATSTLERLDGEVLPEVNDTLASARKTFASAESLLAQDAPLQSDLRRTLQEVTRTMQSVEALADYLERHPESLIRGKPQEKKK is encoded by the coding sequence ATGCCTGAGCAAGACCTTCCGCCACCCGCCGTCGACCGGCCCAGCCGCTGGCTGCCGTCGCTGATCTGGCTGATTCCCGTGCTGGCCGCCATCATCGGCGCCACGCAGGTGGTGAACTGGATGACCAGCCGCGGGCCGACGATCGTCGTCAGCTTCGCCACCGGCGAGGGCCTGGAGGCCGGCAAGACCAAGGTCAAGTACAAGGATGTCGATATCGGCGAAGTCGTCGCGGTCACGCTCGGCGAGGACGGCAACCGGGTCGATGCAAAGATCCACATGGCGCGCGAGGCGAAGCGTTTCACGGCCGAGGACACGCGCTTCTGGGTGGTGCGCCCGCAGATCGGCGCCAGCGGCGTGTCCGGCCTGGGCACGCTGCTGTCCGGCCCCTACATCGGCGCGGCGCCCGGGACCAAGGGTGCGACCACGACCGAGTTCACCGGGCTCGACACGCCGCCCGCCGTGCCGCCCGGCCTGAAAGGGCGCGAGTACAAGCTGCATGCCGACAGCCTGGGCTCCGTGGGCATCGGCTCGCCCGTGTACTACCGCCGCCTGCGCGTGGGGCAGGTGGCCTCGTTCGAGCTGGATCGCAACGGCGACGGCATCGACATGTCCGTCTTCATCGAGGATCGCTACGTGGGCCTGGTGGGCACCGACACGCGCTGGTGGCATGCCAGCGGCGTGGACCTGCGGCTCGACGCGGCCGGCTTCAAGCTCAATACCCAGTCGCTGGCGGCGCTGGCCACCGGCGGCATCGCCTTTGAATCCGGGAACGGAAGAAAGCCCGCGGCCGCGGCGCCGGCGGGCAGCCGGTTCATCCTTGCCGAGGACCGTTCGGCGGCGCTGCGCGCGCCCGACGGTCCGGCCGTGGCGGCCGTGCTGTACTTCGACCAGTCGCTGCGCGGCCTCGTGCCCGGCGCAACGGTCGATTTCCGCGGCATCGTGCTGGGCGAAGTGCGCGCCGTGGGCGTGGAATTCGACCGCAAGCGCAAGGCGTTCCGCATGCCGGTCACGATCGACCTGTACCCCGGCCGGCTGGGCAAGCGCTTCCTGGATGCCTATTCGGGCGACGTGCAGGCGGGCCACGACACGATGGCGCGCATGATCGGTCGCGGCCTGCGCGGCCAGCTGCGCACGGGCAGCCTGCTCACGAACCAGCTGTACATCGCGCTGGACTTCTTCCCGAACGCGCCGAAGGCGGCGCTCGTGGTGGAGCCGGACCGGCTCGTGCTGCCGACCGTGCCCGGCTCGCTGGACGAGCTGCAAAGCCAGCTGCTGAGCATTGCCCGGAAGCTCGACAAGGTGCCGTTCGACGATATCGGCGCCAACCTGAACCGCACGCTGGCCCAGGCGGACGTGATGCTCCAGCGTGCCACGTCCACGCTGGAACGGCTCGACGGCGAAGTGCTGCCGGAGGTGAACGACACGCTGGCCTCGGCCCGCAAGACATTCGCGAGTGCGGAAAGCCTGCTGGCACAGGATGCGCCGCTGCAGTCCGACCTGCGCCGCACGCTGCAGGAAGTGACGCGCACGATGCAGTCGGTCGAAGCGCTGGCCGACTACCTCGAACGCCATCCGGAATCGCTGATCCGGGGCAAACCACAGGAAAAGAAAAAATGA
- a CDS encoding paraquat-inducible protein A, with amino-acid sequence MTDGDPVGCHDCGALYRWRPVADGQRARCTRCGNVLYRGYATGPAPTPASMVAVTLGAVLVYLIAQCFPIVELEMNGLTSGATLLQAIGVLWNERMEVIAAMVFFFAVVFPALELGALLYVSAGLLRGRRVPGFHLLLRVVQGARHWAMTEVLMIGILVTAIKMTSLARVIPHPGLFAFGALTILCAVALRYEPRALWALGDHAGPPPPSSGLWKERDKAGVDNAAVDTAAGPPVACHACGLLNDCACEGRHCRRCGATLHRRIPNSITWTWALLAAAALLYVPANILPVMYTESIGGTGGDTIMSGVVLFWETGSPGLAIVIFVASVLVPVSKLVALALLAGTAQWGSRWAPAGRTRIYRMVEFIGRWSMLDIFVVTLTVALVRFQTLAVITAGPGALAFGCVVILTMIASAQFDPRLIWDALDDKEKRVEHNGEMHA; translated from the coding sequence ATGACCGACGGCGACCCGGTCGGCTGCCACGACTGCGGCGCGCTGTACCGCTGGCGGCCCGTGGCCGATGGTCAGCGTGCCCGCTGCACCCGTTGCGGCAACGTGCTGTATCGCGGGTATGCCACCGGGCCGGCACCGACTCCGGCATCGATGGTGGCCGTCACGCTGGGCGCGGTGCTTGTCTACCTGATCGCGCAGTGCTTTCCCATCGTCGAGCTGGAAATGAACGGGCTCACGTCCGGGGCCACGTTGCTGCAGGCGATCGGCGTGCTGTGGAACGAGCGCATGGAGGTAATCGCCGCGATGGTGTTCTTCTTCGCGGTGGTGTTTCCCGCGCTGGAGCTGGGCGCGCTGCTGTATGTGTCGGCCGGACTGCTGCGCGGGCGTCGCGTGCCGGGTTTCCACCTGCTGTTGCGCGTCGTGCAGGGGGCGCGTCACTGGGCGATGACGGAAGTGCTGATGATCGGTATCCTCGTCACCGCGATCAAGATGACGAGCCTGGCGCGGGTGATTCCGCATCCCGGCCTGTTCGCGTTCGGCGCGCTGACGATCCTGTGCGCCGTCGCGCTGCGCTACGAGCCGCGCGCCTTGTGGGCACTGGGCGACCATGCCGGCCCACCGCCTCCATCGTCTGGACTGTGGAAGGAGCGGGACAAGGCAGGTGTGGACAATGCAGCGGTGGACACCGCGGCCGGGCCGCCGGTTGCCTGCCACGCCTGCGGGCTGCTCAACGACTGCGCATGCGAAGGCCGCCACTGCCGTCGCTGCGGCGCCACGCTGCACCGCCGTATCCCGAACAGCATCACGTGGACGTGGGCGCTGCTGGCCGCGGCGGCGCTGCTCTACGTGCCGGCCAACATCCTGCCCGTGATGTATACGGAATCGATCGGCGGCACGGGTGGCGACACGATCATGAGCGGCGTGGTGCTGTTCTGGGAGACGGGCTCCCCCGGGCTGGCCATCGTGATCTTCGTGGCCAGCGTGCTGGTGCCGGTATCGAAGCTGGTGGCGCTGGCGCTGCTGGCTGGCACGGCGCAATGGGGTTCGCGCTGGGCGCCGGCCGGCCGCACCCGCATCTACCGCATGGTGGAGTTCATCGGCCGCTGGTCGATGCTCGATATCTTTGTCGTCACGCTGACCGTGGCGCTGGTGCGTTTTCAAACGCTGGCAGTCATCACCGCCGGCCCCGGCGCGCTGGCCTTCGGCTGCGTGGTGATCCTGACGATGATCGCCTCCGCGCAGTTCGACCCGAGGCTGATCTGGGACGCGCTCGATGACAAGGAAAAGCGCGTCGAACACAACGGAGAAATGCATGCCTGA
- a CDS encoding PqiC family protein gives MTPLFVRGSFAPALALAAVLLTGCAAPPSDHFYTLAGGPAPASVGGTAPVYIEMLAVNIPASVNRDQLVVGTGEGRVDVLDQHRWAGPLADEIGSALSLGVAARLGAIDVYRTPAPEGAAVYRISTNVQRFESVPGSYALVDAVWSVRQVGSATVLTCRSVLREDAGTAYETVVAGHRVALGKLADTIAAAVRDRQAGKATNC, from the coding sequence ATGACGCCCTTGTTCGTTCGCGGCTCGTTCGCTCCCGCCCTGGCGCTGGCCGCCGTTCTGCTGACCGGTTGCGCCGCGCCCCCGTCCGACCATTTCTACACGCTGGCCGGCGGGCCCGCCCCCGCATCTGTTGGCGGCACAGCCCCGGTGTACATCGAGATGCTGGCCGTGAACATTCCGGCCTCGGTGAACCGGGACCAGCTCGTCGTCGGCACGGGGGAAGGGCGCGTCGACGTGCTCGACCAGCACCGCTGGGCCGGTCCCCTGGCCGATGAGATCGGCTCTGCGCTATCGCTGGGCGTTGCAGCCCGGCTCGGCGCCATCGACGTCTACCGCACGCCGGCACCCGAGGGGGCGGCGGTGTACCGGATCAGCACCAACGTCCAGCGTTTCGAGTCGGTGCCGGGCAGCTACGCGCTGGTCGATGCCGTGTGGAGCGTGCGGCAGGTGGGCAGTGCTACCGTGCTCACTTGCCGCAGCGTGCTGCGCGAGGATGCCGGCACAGCTTACGAGACCGTGGTGGCCGGGCACCGCGTCGCGCTGGGCAAGCTGGCCGACACCATCGCCGCGGCTGTGCGGGACCGGCAGGCAGGCAAGGCCACGAACTGCTGA